GCAGAATCACGAATTACTACTGACTTGATTTCAGTTAACGTGTACTCTATCGGCAAAATTATTTTTTTGAGCTTGGAATCATCATTTTTTTCCTCCCATGTTGCAAAGGCGTCTGCTAACTCGTGCAGTGTCACCAGTTGGGATTCGTGGAACTGGTGCACGCGGGATCGTCTCAGCTCTATCATGGTGGCGCCAGGGCCTAGGATTTCTCCAATGTCATAGTATAGTTTTCTGATATAGGTTCCAGCCTCGCACAAGACCCGCAATAGCAATAATCGTTCTTTTTGTTCTACCACTTCTAATTCATAGATTGTCCTTGTCCTTGTTTGGCGTAAGACTGCAGAGCGCTGCGGGGGCTTTTGGTAGATTTCTCCGATGAATAATTTCAGTACCGATGCGAGTTTTTCCTTGTTTGGCTCTGAGTGCAGTCGTCCTAGGCCATAGTATTCTTTGGGGCCCATTAGTAGTACACCTAGTGCCTTTGTTGCCTCGCCTAGTCCCAGTGGTAATACTCCTGAGACCTGCGGGTCTAGTGTTCCACTGTGGCCAATCTTTGGTAGCTTGAGAATTCGCTTTGCCCAGGCAACTGTTTCATGGCTTGTGGGTCCTGGTGGCTTGTCCAGTAGAATCAAACCATAGTTTAGGAGGTCTTTGATTGATCTTTTGTCATATGGTATTCCATAGGCTTCATTTGTGATGTCCTGGTCTATTTGGAGT
The genomic region above belongs to Nitrososphaerota archaeon and contains:
- a CDS encoding RNA-guided pseudouridylation complex pseudouridine synthase subunit Cbf5, which translates into the protein MSLPQLQNLLQIDQDITNEAYGIPYDKRSIKDLLNYGLILLDKPPGPTSHETVAWAKRILKLPKIGHSGTLDPQVSGVLPLGLGEATKALGVLLMGPKEYYGLGRLHSEPNKEKLASVLKLFIGEIYQKPPQRSAVLRQTRTRTIYELEVVEQKERLLLLRVLCEAGTYIRKLYYDIGEILGPGATMIELRRSRVHQFHESQLVTLHELADAFATWEEKNDDSKLKKIILPIEYTLTEIKSVVIRDSAVDALCHGAQLAIPGILQLSTDIKKGDLVGIYTQKGEVVALAESMMSTDEIKDAVKGYAFQTRRIIMAPNTYPKSWRTKPKPEQ